One stretch of Anabas testudineus chromosome 24, fAnaTes1.2, whole genome shotgun sequence DNA includes these proteins:
- the si:ch211-203k16.3 gene encoding fibrinogen-like protein 1 translates to MSLLSLTNPPAWTMCSALCILIVLIPRAKADNLQNTTNQHNGGGSQCGEYTNQVMENGMCRLMATLPQLNEQRCPDMFRCTDEVSYWLHENEERKQQVVALKETISELQEELRNHRHRIKVLELQSEERLHFNLSLERRFHELEEHYVEATTLLHLQGTLILDLQNQLHNLTLLVDKVKTNPGCLINIVRPNPLLSAQEGLHPDVQHVRNCPIDCASIYHNGVRRSGLYTVVPSLAGMPVQVYCDMDTDGGGWTVIQRRVDGSVSFDRNWRDYRDGFGDLHSEFWLGNDHIHDLSTQGDYSLRIDLEDWSHKHKHALYQSFLVEDEEHQYRLHLSGFSGTVQDSFSWYHDKQGFSTPDSGNICAEISHSGWWYNQCFYANLNGVYYRGGHYTPKGRGPLGPDGIVWHSWRDSDYYSLRKVSMMIRPHSFRTRLSP, encoded by the exons ATGTCCCTCCTGTCCTTAACCAACCCTCCTGCCTGGACCATGTGCTCCGCTCTCTGTATCCTCATTGTGCTGATCCCACGAGCCAAAGCAGACAACCTGCAGAACACCACCAATCAGCACAATGGTGGGGGTTCCCAGTGTGGGGAGTACACTAACCAG GTGATGGAGAATGGGATGTGTCGCCTGATGGCCACGCTGCCCCAGCTGAACGAGCAGAGATGCCCAGATATGTTTCGCTGCACAGACGAGGTTTCCTACTGGTTGCATGAGAACgaggagagaaagcagcagGTTGTGGCTCTGAAGGAGACCAtctctgagctgcaggaagagcTTAGGAACCACAGGCACCGCATCAAAGTCCTTGAACTGCAG AGTGAAGAGAGACTCCATTTCAACTTGTCCCTGGAGCGGCGTTTCCACGAGTTAGAGGAGCACTACGTTGAAGCCACCACACTGCTTCACCTACAGGGAACCTTGATCTTGGACCTTCAA aATCAACTCCATAATCTAACACTTTTGGTGGACAAAGTAAAAACCAACCCTGGTTGTTTAATCAACATCGTTCGTCCCAACCCTCTCTTGAGTGCTCAAGAAGGCCTGCACCCAG ATGTTCAGCATGTGAGGAACTGTCCCATAGACTGTGCTTCCATCTACCACAATGGAGTGAGAAGATCAGGTCTCTACACTGTAGTGCCATCACTGGCAGGCATGCCTGTGCAGGTGTACTGTGATATGGACACGGATG GTGGTGGCTGGACTGTGATCCAGCGGCGAGTCGATGGCTCAGTGAGCTTCGACCGCAACTGGAGGGACTACAGGGACGGTTTTGGTGACCTGCACTCAGAGTTCTGGCTGGGCAACGACCACATACATGACCTGAGCACCCAGGGAGACTACAGTCTTCGCATCGACCTGGAAGACTGGAGCCACAAGCACAAACATGCCCTCTACCAAAGCTTCCT tgtggaGGATGAGGAGCACCAGTACCGTCTCCATTTGTCAGGCTTCAGTGGCACCGTTCAGGATTCTTTTAGCTGGTACCACGACAAGCAGGGCTTCAGTACACCGGACAGTGGCAACATCTGTGCTGAGATCTCCCACAGCGGTTGGTGGTACAACCAATGCTTCTACGCCAACCTGAATGGTGTCTACTACAGG GGAGGCCACTACACTCCTAAAGGCCGGGGACCGCTGGGTCCTGACGGGATTGTTTGGCACTCCTGGAGAGACTCTGACTATTACTCCCTACGCAAAGTCAGCATGATGATTCGACCACACAGCTTCCGGACCCGTCTGTCACCCTGA
- the snx9b gene encoding sorting nexin-9b isoform X1, which translates to MALKAKVLYDFTAEPGNNELTVIEGETLNVTNQNIGGGWIEAQNSRGEIGLVPEDYIELSKPFPSFPGVGTTAPTAAGGNVASSDLSVFDAYAPTSAPAQNQASNGNDPWSVWNTDPPSGGSNNNWASNPEGTQTGKSAADPWGSVSHGHPQAYQGPGAEDDEWDDEWDDMKSTGGYTESESGDGGAMQRGGAHATSMKISLNKFPGFSKSGPELYLLAKQLVKGKEPRLPIYMGEVGPVWAYPEAQLDCVVADPKKGSKMYGLKSYIEYQVTPNTTNRPVNHRYKHFDWLYERLLDKFGSAIPIPSLPDKQVTGRFEEEFIKMRMERLQGWMTRMCRHPVISDSEVFQLFLTYKDERDWKMGKRKAEKDETVGVMIFSTIEPEAPDLDPIEVEQKCDQFSRFTKAMDDGVKEILTVGHEHWKRCTGPLPKEYQRIGKAFQNLSSVFTSSGYQGESTLTDALTAAGKTYEEIAQLVAEQPKKDLHFLMETNNEYKGLLGCFPDTISVHKAAIDKVKEGDKLVATNKITTQEKVTMAKRVSTMSYTLQAEMNHFHSNRIYDYNRVMQLYLEEQVKFYETIAAKLREAHGQFTTM; encoded by the exons ATGGCGCTAAAG GCAAAGGTTTTATACGACTTCACTGCTGAGCCTGGAAACAACGAGTTGACAGTGATAGAAGGCGAGACACTTAATGTCACCAATCAG AATATTGGAGGTGGCTGGATTGAAGCACAAAACTCAAGAGGGGAGATTGGATTGGTGCCAGAGGACTACATTGAG CTCAGTAAGCCATTTCCATCGTTCCCAGGAGTAGGAACCACAGCACCTACTGCAGCTGGGGGAAATGTTGCATCTTCAGACTTGTCCGTGTTTGATGCCTATGCGCCCACATCAGCACCTGCACAAAACCAA GCTAGTAATGGTAATGATCCCTGGTCGGTGTGGAACACGGACCCCCCTTCAGGGGGCTCCAACAACAACTGGGCATCCAATCCAGAGGGCACCCAAACTGGAAAGAGTGCCGCTGACCCCTGGGGATCTGTTTCACATGGCCACCCTCAGGCATACCAGGGCCCAG GAGCAGAGGATGATGAGTGGGATGATGAGTGGGATGATATGAAGTCCACTGGAGGTTACACCGAGTCTGAATCTGGAGATGGTGGAGCAatgcagagaggaggagctCATGCGACTTCAATGAAAATCTCCCTTAACAA GTTCCCTGGGTTCTCCAAGTCTGGTCCAGAGCTCTACCTCTTAGCCAAACAGCTTGTTAAAGGCAAAGAGCCTAGGCTACCTATCTAC ATGGGAGAAGTTGGTCCAGTTTGGGCTTACCCAGAAGCCCAGCTAGACTGCGTGGTGGCTGATCCCAAGAAAGGCTCAAAGATGTATGGCCTGAAGAGCTACATCGAGTATCAAGTCACACCCAAT ACCACAAACCGACCAGTAAATCACAGATACAAGCATTTTGATTGGCTGTATGAGCGGCTCCTGGACAAATTTGGGTCAGCAATCCCTATCCCTTCTTTACCAGACAAGCAAGTGACAG GGCGTTTTGAGGAAGAATTTATTAAGATGCGCATGGAGCGGTTGCAGGGCTGGATGACTAGAATGTGCAGGCACCCAGTTATTTCCGATAGTGAAGTATTCCAGCTTTTCCTCACCTACAAGGATGAGAGG GACTGGAAGATGGggaagagaaaagcagagaaggACGAGACAGTGGGAGTCATGATCTTCTCCACGATAGAGCCAGAGGCTCCTGACCTGGATCCTATAGAAGT GGAACAAAAATGTGATCAGTTCAGCAGGTTTACCAAAGCCATGGATGACGGTGTGAAGGAAATTCTCACGGTGGGACACGAGCACTGGAAGAGATGCACAGGCC CTTTGCCAAAAGAGTACCAGAGAATCGGCAAAGCCTTCCAaaatctctcctctgtcttcacCAGCAGCGGGTACCAAG GGGAGTCGACCCTGACCGATGCTTTAACAGCTGCAGGAAAGACATATGAGGAGATAGCTCAGCTGGTTGCAGAACAG CCCAAGAAGGACCTCCACTTCCTTATGGAGACCAACAATGAATATAAGGGTCTTCTTGGATGCTTCCCAGACACCATTAGTGTTCACAAG gCAGCCATAGACAAGGTGAAGGAGGGTGACAAGCTGGTGGCCACTAATAAAATTACCACTCAGGAGAAAGTCACCATGGCTAAACGAGTCAGCACCATGTCTTACACATTACAAG CTGAGATGAACCACTTCCATAGCAACCGTATCTATGACTACAACAGGGTCATGCAGTTGTACCTGGAGGAACAAGTCAAGTTTTACGAGACG ATTGCTGCAAAGCTGAGAGAAGCGCACGGTCAGTTCACTACAATGTGA
- the snx9b gene encoding sorting nexin-9b isoform X2 codes for MALKAKVLYDFTAEPGNNELTVIEGETLNVTNQNIGGGWIEAQNSRGEIGLVPEDYIELSKPFPSFPGVGTTAPTAAGGNVASSDLSVFDAYAPTSAPAQNQASNGNDPWSVWNTDPPSGGSNNNWASNPEGTQTGKSAADPWGSVSHGHPQAYQGPGAEDDEWDDEWDDMKSTGGYTESESGDGGAMQRGGAHATSMKISLNKFPGFSKSGPELYLLAKQLVKGKEPRLPIYMGEVGPVWAYPEAQLDCVVADPKKGSKMYGLKSYIEYQVTPNTTNRPVNHRYKHFDWLYERLLDKFGSAIPIPSLPDKQVTGRFEEEFIKMRMERLQGWMTRMCRHPVISDSEVFQLFLTYKDERDWKMGKRKAEKDETVGVMIFSTIEPEAPDLDPIEVEQKCDQFSRFTKAMDDGVKEILTVGHEHWKRCTGPLPKEYQRIGKAFQNLSSVFTSSGYQGESTLTDALTAAGKTYEEIAQLVAEQGQGSVTTL; via the exons ATGGCGCTAAAG GCAAAGGTTTTATACGACTTCACTGCTGAGCCTGGAAACAACGAGTTGACAGTGATAGAAGGCGAGACACTTAATGTCACCAATCAG AATATTGGAGGTGGCTGGATTGAAGCACAAAACTCAAGAGGGGAGATTGGATTGGTGCCAGAGGACTACATTGAG CTCAGTAAGCCATTTCCATCGTTCCCAGGAGTAGGAACCACAGCACCTACTGCAGCTGGGGGAAATGTTGCATCTTCAGACTTGTCCGTGTTTGATGCCTATGCGCCCACATCAGCACCTGCACAAAACCAA GCTAGTAATGGTAATGATCCCTGGTCGGTGTGGAACACGGACCCCCCTTCAGGGGGCTCCAACAACAACTGGGCATCCAATCCAGAGGGCACCCAAACTGGAAAGAGTGCCGCTGACCCCTGGGGATCTGTTTCACATGGCCACCCTCAGGCATACCAGGGCCCAG GAGCAGAGGATGATGAGTGGGATGATGAGTGGGATGATATGAAGTCCACTGGAGGTTACACCGAGTCTGAATCTGGAGATGGTGGAGCAatgcagagaggaggagctCATGCGACTTCAATGAAAATCTCCCTTAACAA GTTCCCTGGGTTCTCCAAGTCTGGTCCAGAGCTCTACCTCTTAGCCAAACAGCTTGTTAAAGGCAAAGAGCCTAGGCTACCTATCTAC ATGGGAGAAGTTGGTCCAGTTTGGGCTTACCCAGAAGCCCAGCTAGACTGCGTGGTGGCTGATCCCAAGAAAGGCTCAAAGATGTATGGCCTGAAGAGCTACATCGAGTATCAAGTCACACCCAAT ACCACAAACCGACCAGTAAATCACAGATACAAGCATTTTGATTGGCTGTATGAGCGGCTCCTGGACAAATTTGGGTCAGCAATCCCTATCCCTTCTTTACCAGACAAGCAAGTGACAG GGCGTTTTGAGGAAGAATTTATTAAGATGCGCATGGAGCGGTTGCAGGGCTGGATGACTAGAATGTGCAGGCACCCAGTTATTTCCGATAGTGAAGTATTCCAGCTTTTCCTCACCTACAAGGATGAGAGG GACTGGAAGATGGggaagagaaaagcagagaaggACGAGACAGTGGGAGTCATGATCTTCTCCACGATAGAGCCAGAGGCTCCTGACCTGGATCCTATAGAAGT GGAACAAAAATGTGATCAGTTCAGCAGGTTTACCAAAGCCATGGATGACGGTGTGAAGGAAATTCTCACGGTGGGACACGAGCACTGGAAGAGATGCACAGGCC CTTTGCCAAAAGAGTACCAGAGAATCGGCAAAGCCTTCCAaaatctctcctctgtcttcacCAGCAGCGGGTACCAAG GGGAGTCGACCCTGACCGATGCTTTAACAGCTGCAGGAAAGACATATGAGGAGATAGCTCAGCTGGTTGCAGAACAG GGACAAGGGAGTGTAACAACACTTTAA